One segment of Theobroma cacao cultivar B97-61/B2 chromosome 9, Criollo_cocoa_genome_V2, whole genome shotgun sequence DNA contains the following:
- the LOC18588043 gene encoding NADH dehydrogenase [ubiquinone] iron-sulfur protein 7, mitochondrial, whose translation MALISRNTANRLPHLLSAQRALSLHTTLPSLSSSSFPTTYARPSPPSTSGPPAGLSKTAEYVISKVDDLMNWARRGSIWPMTFGLACCAVEMMHTGAARYDFDRFGIIFRPSPRQSDCMIVAGTLTNKMAPALRKVYDQMPEPRWVISMGSCANGGGYYHYSYSVVRGCDRIVPVDIYVPGCPPTAEALLYGVLQLQKKINRRKDFLHWWNK comes from the exons ATGGCTCTCATCAGCCGAAACACCGCCAATCGCCTCCCACACCTCCTCTCCGCACAGCGGGCTCTCTCTCTGCACACCACCCTTCCTTCtctctcctcctcctccttccCCACCACTTACGCTCGTCCTTCTCCTCCCTCCACGTCCGGCCCTCCCGCTGGGCTCTCCAAGACTGCCGAATATGTGATCTCAAAGGTCGATGACCTCATGAACTGGGCCCGTCGTGGGTCCATCTGGCCTATGACCTTCGGCCTCGCTTGCTGTGCTGTTGAAATGATGCACACCGGTGCCGCTCGCTATGATTTCGATCGCTTCGGTATCATTTTCAGGCCTAGCCCTCGCCAATCCGATTGCATGATTGTCGCTGGCACTCTCACAAACAAAATGGCCCCTGCTCTCCGCAA GGTTTATGACCAAATGCCGGAGCCTAGGTGGGTCATTTCTATGGGAAGTTGTGCGAATGGTGGTGGATACTATCATTACTCATACTCTGTTGTTAGAGGTTGTGATAGAATTGTCCCTGTTGACATCTACGTACCTGGTTGCCCACCCACTGCTGAGGCTCTACTATATGGAGTTCTTCAGTTGCAGAAAAAGATCAACAGGCGCAAGGATTTCCTCCATTGGTGGAACAAGTAA